A region from the Triticum aestivum cultivar Chinese Spring chromosome 3D, IWGSC CS RefSeq v2.1, whole genome shotgun sequence genome encodes:
- the LOC123074556 gene encoding aspartate, glycine, lysine and serine-rich protein — translation MHCPQGQQGPTLHFPPRQVPIHPSTPGLFGSRERALDLDSRGREPDMARFLRPSSCIAYLLVVLALCCGTQRRRVEASNRLTHHPRVLTTVSVMKPSYPTITTPTSASYAMPASSRFPSLADANGGGDVGGGGIGGGGAAGGATGGGGTAGGGVGGGGATGGGAAGGVGGGGAAGGIGGGGGGGGGGTWCVASQSASTSALQVALDYACGYSGVDCSAIQTGGSCFNPDTIHDHASYAFNSYYQKNPLPTSCDFGGTATITTTDPSSGSCQYPASSGGAQGTMPPPSPTTLTPTTPMTPTPMTPFTPTPMTPDTPSTGTPMYGSNSPPDFGSMSPPGPGSNSPPDYSDVGAAPATAMGRATLALVSILAATLSMSLAT, via the exons ATGCACTGCCCCCAGGGACAGCAAGGTCCTACTTTACACTTCCCTCCTCGTCAGGTACCCATCCATCCATCGACCCCTGGCTTGTTCGGGAGCAGAGAGCGAGCTCTTGATCTTGATTCTCGAGGGAGGGAGCCAGACATGGCTCGTTTTCTTAGGCCGTCGAGCTGCATTGCCTACCTTCTCGTCGTCCTTGCCTTGTGCTGCG GAACACAACGGCGGAGGGTAGAAGCATCCAACCGACTCACCCACCACCCAAGGGTCCTGACCACCGTCTCGGTGATGAAACCCTCGTACCCCACGATCACCACGCCCACTTCCGCATCCTACGCCATGCCCGCGTCCTCCAGGTTCCCGTCGCTGGCGgatgcgaacggcggcggtgacGTCGGCGGAGGTGGCATCGGCGGTGGTGGTGCTGCTGGTGGTGCCACCGGCGGTGGTGGTACTGCTGGCGGTGGCGTGGGGGGCGGCGGTGCTACGGGCGGGGGAGCTGCcggtggcgtgggcggcggcggtgctgctggaggcatcggcggtggcgggggcggtggGGGTGGCGGGACGTGGTGCGTGGCGAGCCAGAGCGCGAGCACGTCCGCGCTGCAGGTGGCCCTGGACTATGCTTGCGGCTACAGCGGCGTAGACTGCTCGGCGATCCAGACAGGCGGGAGCTGCTTCAACCCGGATACCATCCACGACCATGCGTCCTACGCCTTCAACAGCTACTACCAGAAGAACCCTCTCCCCACAAGCTGCGACTTTGGCGGCAcggccaccatcaccaccactgaTCCCA GTTCAGGGTCGTGCCAGTATCCAGCGTCAAG CGGCGGCGCTCAAGGGACCATGCCCCCGCCATCACCGACCACTCTGACGCCGACCACGCCGATGACTCCGACGCCGATGACCCCATTCACCCCGACGCCAATGACGCCGGACACCCCTAGCACCGGGACGCCTATGTACGGATCAAACTCACCTCCGGACTTCGGGTCGATGTCCCCTCCAGGCCCAGGATCAAACTCACCTCCGGACTACAGCGACGTCGGCGCCGCCCCAGCGACGGCGATGGGCAGGGCAACGCTGGCTCTCGTCTCCATCCTTGCCGCGACGCTATCGATGAGCCTCGCCACATGA